A portion of the Salminus brasiliensis chromosome 9, fSalBra1.hap2, whole genome shotgun sequence genome contains these proteins:
- the LOC140562129 gene encoding insulin receptor substrate 1-B isoform X1, with the protein MESQGCEAPSCEDVRKSGYLRKHKSMHRRYFVLRAASERGPARLEYYESEKKFRGKAPVPKRAVVLETCFNINKRADAKNKHMIVLYTRAESFAVAAENEADQDEWYQAMVELQCKSKALCDSNAGDYGVPTPGPAFKEVWQVKVWPKGLGQAKNLVGIYRLCLTDKTVNFVKLNSDAAAVVLQLMNVRRCGHSENFFFVEVGRSAVTGPGEFWMQVEDSVVAQNMHETLLEAMKALSEEFRQRSKSQSATAGGGGGATASNPISVPSRRHHPNPPPSQVGFIRRPRTEPPGGAGGGGGGNSNNASPTPRHGFPRARTSSDGGKVEEGVTAGTGGVASSSSPTANGSCSNTPILRSTSVRTPTPSKAQHALMRSISTPAAPSPAQNPSSSSGHGPDFGGMGAGTTGDGGTYSRIPLRQPSVSGSLSDYGSSDEYGSSPGEHSLLTPTIQAGSSCSSGGQSLGDEAANYILMAQRGASKSLPTHNSLPPTRRVLRRSSSRESEAERRLMSKRASLPPMTLERLAPHRRGGDVEAEEDDYAIMSRSTSRESFTSRQDSETTPGGSGYIDVSAESKGEAGSGGSSIPGDGNRAVDNGYMSMLPGVTAPPVSLSHSLSVAVSDTDSKPADDYMAMTPNNSISPPQQIRLPVSGTDGYMMMSPNSSCSPDQRGVPAAWVGSNSADSRVGSDYMNMSPISARSANSTPPPHESLTSSEHHPQQPPPKMVYSYYSLPRSYKHNTPTHFEDGPGRGRHPGSRNCAGRSLASGRGTSQCQEPGVGRHLSLSSSSYSSSSASSESLGESEEKLTQTTRAAAGARVKDISNLHQKQGSGVAKGQGQRNRPLSLFVDVSKANTLPRVRETPLPPEPKSPGEYVSIEFKSERSIKGAGNGSRGLRQGGSVPSNSHRILPRPTSCVAGFLPFSHSPSTAIPPSTASEYVNMELGASPSPSSLSLSLTPLGFPSFPTPPTPPAAAPKAWDERSTPQNEEEPEAEMGHSRHVSVSQSGDSPTVCADYTEMAFGLSSGTTSDSTPPKATLPDRPEPIVPTIGLGLNLDFPLSKGLNPDHGAKVIRADPQGRRRHCSETFLAPSSMSSCPASSSSSISVFSEHTQAMARRLGLDGMLWGSGTSLDIPTQCVNPGATSLPTTQASSVEQGLNYIDLDLATKESPHPVVDVQNASQTPAARLFSSVLGGGTAAGAAGTASTNSSASNLNTYASIDFYKSEELRSHQGSSSGSSKDGTEC; encoded by the exons ATGGAGTCGCAGGGCTGCGAGGCGCCGAGCTGCGAGGACGTGCGCAAAAGCGGCTACCTCCGCAAGCACAAGTCCATGCACCGGCGCTACTTCGTGCTACGCGCGGCGTCCGAGCGCGGCCCCGCGCGCCTCGAGTACTACGAGAGCGAGAAGAAATTCCGCGGCAAAGCGCCCGTGCCCAAGCGGGCCGTGGTGCTCGAGACGTGCTTCAACATCAACAAGCGCGCCGACGCCAAGAACAAGCACATGATCGTGCTGTACACGCGCGCCGAGAGCTTCGCCGTGGCCGCCGAGAACGAGGCCGACCAGGACGAGTGGTACCAGGcgatggtggagctccagtgcaaaa GTAAAGCTCTTTGTGACAGTAATGCTGGTGACTATGGAGTGCCAACCCCTGGGCCTGCCTTTAAGGAGGTCTGGCAAGTTAAGGTTTGGCCAAAAGGACTGGGCCAGGCCAAAAACCTAGTGGGTATCTACCGACTATGCCTAACGGACAAGACAGTCAACTTTGTCAAGCTTAACTCAGATGCTGCAGCCGTAGTACTACAGCTGATGAATGTGAGACGCTGTGGCCACTCAGAGAACTTCTTCTTTGTAGAGGTTGGCAGATCAGCAGTGACCGGCCCAGGAGAGTTCTGGATGCAGGTGGAAGATTCTGTCGTTGCACAGAATATGCACGAGACTCTGCTTGAAGCTATGAAAGCGCTTAGTGAGGAGTTTCGCCAACGCAGTAAGTCTCAGTCTGCTACagcagggggagggggaggtgcTACTGCATCTAATCCAATCAGTGTTCCATCTCGTCGTCATCATCCAAACCCTCCACCCAGCCAGGTAGGATTCATCAGGCGACCTCGCACAGAGCCACCAGGCGGTGCTGGTGGAGGAGGGGGTGGTAATAGCAACAATGCATCCCCTACACCTCGGCATGGCTTTCCCAGAGCACGTACCTCCAGCGATGGAGGAAAAGTAGAGGAGGGAGTAACTGCAGGAACAGGAGGTGTTGCATCTAGTTCAAGTCCCACCGCAAATGggtcctgctctaacacaccaatCCTCAGGTCTACTTCCGTGCGTACCCCGACTCCCAGCAAGGCCCAGCATGCTCTGATGAGGTCGATTTCCACACCAGCTGCCCCGTCACCTGCGCAGAACCCCTCCTCCAGCTCAGGCCATGGACCTGATTTTGGGGGGATGGGTGCTGGAACGACAGGAGATGGTGGTACTTACAGTCGAATTCCTCTCCGCCAGCCCTCTGTTTCTGGTTCACTCAGTGACTATGGTTCCTCAGATGAATACGGCTCTAGTCCCGGAGAGCACTCTCTGCTGACTCCAACTATTCAGGCAGGATCTTCATGTAGCTCAGGGGGACAATCTCTTGGGGATGAGGCAGCCAATTACATCCTAATGGCACAGAGAGGGGCATCCAAATCACTGCCAACACATAACTCTTTGCCCCCAACCAGAAGGGTGCTGCGACGCTCCTCTAGCAGGGAAAGTGAAGCTGAACGTAGGCTGATGAGCAAAAGGGCATCCCTGCCTCCTATGACTCTTGAGAGACTTGCGCCACACCGTAGAGGAGGAGACGTGGAAGCTGAGGAAGATGACTATGCCATCATGTCCCGAAGCACCAGTCGTGAGTCTTTTACCTCTCGTCAGGATTCAGAAACAACTCCTGGTGGAAGTGGATACATTGATGTATCGGCAGAATCCAAGGGTGAAGCGGGAAGTGGCGGATCGAGTATACCTGGGGATGGTAATAGAGCAGTTGACAATGGGTACATGTCCATGCTGCCAGGGGTGACTGCTCCCCCAGtgtccctctctcactctctgtccgTAGCTGTGTCAGACACTGACTCTAAACCTGCCGATGACTACATGGCCATGACTCCAAACAACAGTATCTCCCCTCCTCAGCAGATACGTCTGCCCGTTTCTGGCACAGACGGTTATATGATGATGTCGCCCAATAGCAGCTGTTCTCCAGACCAGCGGGGGGTTCCAGCAGCCTGGGTTGGCAGCAACAGTGCGGACAGCAGGGTTGGCAGTGATTATATGAACATGTCACCTATCAGTGCCCGTTCTGCCAACAGCACGCCACCTCCTCATGAGTCCCTGACATCATCCGAACATCATCCTCAGCAGCCTCCTCCCAAAATGGTGTATTCTTATTATTCTCTACCCAGATCTTATAAGCACAACACCCCAACGCACTTTGAGGATGGACCAGGAAGAGGAAGGCACCCAGGCAGTAGAAATTGTGCTGGTCGAAGTCTTGCCAGTGGAAGAGGCACTTCTCAGTGTCAAGAACCTGGAGTGGGACGGCACCTGTCTCTTTCCTCTTCATCATATTCTTCAAGTTCAGCCAGCAGTGAGAGTCTGGGTGAGAGCGAGGAGAAGCTCACTCAGACAACACGAGCAGCAGCAGGGGCTCGAGTGAAGGATATCAGCAACTTGCACCAAAAACAGGGATCTGGGGTAGCTAAAGGGCAAGGCCAGAGGAACCGGCCTCTTAGCCTATTTGTGGATGTCTCTAAAGCCAACACTTTGCCCAGGGTTCGTGAGACCCCACTGCCACCTGAGCCTAAAAGTCCTGGTGAATATGTCAGCATTGAGTTCAAGAGTGAGAGAAGCATCAAAGGAGCAGGGAATGGATCTAGAGGACTTAGGCAAGGTGGCTCTGTTCCTTCCAACTCACATCGAATCTTGCCAAGGCCCACCTCTTGTGTTGCTGGTTTCTTACCATTTTCCCACAGCCCTTCTACTGCTATACCCCCCTCTACTGCTTCTGAGTATGTCAACATGGAGCTGGGAGCTTCTCCTTCCCCCTCATCTTTATCATTATCCCTCACTCCACTTGGTTTCCCATCTTTCCCAACTCCTCCGACCCCACCTGCAGCAGCGCCCAAAGCTTGGGATGAGAGATCAACCCCCCAAAATGAAGAGGAGCCTGAGGCCGAAATGGGGCATAGCAGGCATGTATCAGTCTCTCAGTCAGGGGACTCccctacagtgtgtgcagactACACAGAAATGGCCTTTGGTTTAAGCTCAGGCACCACCTCAGACTCCACCCCACCTAAAGCCACCTTGCCTGACAGACCTGAACCCATAGTTCCCACCATAGGCCTAGGTCTTAACCTGGACTTTCCACTATCTAAAGGCCTAAATCCGGATCATGGCGCCAAGGTGATCAGGGCAGACCCTCAGGGTCGCCGCCGCCACTGTTCTGAAACGTTTCTGGCCCCTTCCTCAATGTCCTCCTGCCCTGCGagctcctcttcctccatctcTGTGTTCAGCGAGCACACCCAAGCTATGGCACGGCGACTTGGTTTGGATGGCATGCTGTGGGGCAGTGGCACCTCGCTAGACATCCCAACTCAGTGTGTTAACCCTGGCGCAACTAGCCTTCCTACCACCCAGGCTTCATCTGTGGAGCAAGGGCTCAACTACATAGACTTAGATTTGGCCACCAAGGAGAGCCCACACCCTGTTGTAGATGTGCAGAATGCTTCCCAAACACCCGCAGCACGACTTTTCTCGTCCGTTCTGGGTGGTGGAACTGCTGCAGGTGCTGCAGGAACAGCAAGTACGAACAGCAGTGCCTCAAACCTTAACACCTACGCTAGTATTGACTTCTACAAGTCAGAGGAGCTACGATCACACCaaggcagcagcagcggcagcagcaaaGATGGTACAG
- the LOC140562129 gene encoding insulin receptor substrate 1-B isoform X2 has product MTTGHYHWTQLLRWAICINSCKALCDSNAGDYGVPTPGPAFKEVWQVKVWPKGLGQAKNLVGIYRLCLTDKTVNFVKLNSDAAAVVLQLMNVRRCGHSENFFFVEVGRSAVTGPGEFWMQVEDSVVAQNMHETLLEAMKALSEEFRQRSKSQSATAGGGGGATASNPISVPSRRHHPNPPPSQVGFIRRPRTEPPGGAGGGGGGNSNNASPTPRHGFPRARTSSDGGKVEEGVTAGTGGVASSSSPTANGSCSNTPILRSTSVRTPTPSKAQHALMRSISTPAAPSPAQNPSSSSGHGPDFGGMGAGTTGDGGTYSRIPLRQPSVSGSLSDYGSSDEYGSSPGEHSLLTPTIQAGSSCSSGGQSLGDEAANYILMAQRGASKSLPTHNSLPPTRRVLRRSSSRESEAERRLMSKRASLPPMTLERLAPHRRGGDVEAEEDDYAIMSRSTSRESFTSRQDSETTPGGSGYIDVSAESKGEAGSGGSSIPGDGNRAVDNGYMSMLPGVTAPPVSLSHSLSVAVSDTDSKPADDYMAMTPNNSISPPQQIRLPVSGTDGYMMMSPNSSCSPDQRGVPAAWVGSNSADSRVGSDYMNMSPISARSANSTPPPHESLTSSEHHPQQPPPKMVYSYYSLPRSYKHNTPTHFEDGPGRGRHPGSRNCAGRSLASGRGTSQCQEPGVGRHLSLSSSSYSSSSASSESLGESEEKLTQTTRAAAGARVKDISNLHQKQGSGVAKGQGQRNRPLSLFVDVSKANTLPRVRETPLPPEPKSPGEYVSIEFKSERSIKGAGNGSRGLRQGGSVPSNSHRILPRPTSCVAGFLPFSHSPSTAIPPSTASEYVNMELGASPSPSSLSLSLTPLGFPSFPTPPTPPAAAPKAWDERSTPQNEEEPEAEMGHSRHVSVSQSGDSPTVCADYTEMAFGLSSGTTSDSTPPKATLPDRPEPIVPTIGLGLNLDFPLSKGLNPDHGAKVIRADPQGRRRHCSETFLAPSSMSSCPASSSSSISVFSEHTQAMARRLGLDGMLWGSGTSLDIPTQCVNPGATSLPTTQASSVEQGLNYIDLDLATKESPHPVVDVQNASQTPAARLFSSVLGGGTAAGAAGTASTNSSASNLNTYASIDFYKSEELRSHQGSSSGSSKDGTEC; this is encoded by the exons atgacCACTGGACATTACCACTGGACCCAGTTATTGCGATGGGCAATATGCATCAACTCCT GTAAAGCTCTTTGTGACAGTAATGCTGGTGACTATGGAGTGCCAACCCCTGGGCCTGCCTTTAAGGAGGTCTGGCAAGTTAAGGTTTGGCCAAAAGGACTGGGCCAGGCCAAAAACCTAGTGGGTATCTACCGACTATGCCTAACGGACAAGACAGTCAACTTTGTCAAGCTTAACTCAGATGCTGCAGCCGTAGTACTACAGCTGATGAATGTGAGACGCTGTGGCCACTCAGAGAACTTCTTCTTTGTAGAGGTTGGCAGATCAGCAGTGACCGGCCCAGGAGAGTTCTGGATGCAGGTGGAAGATTCTGTCGTTGCACAGAATATGCACGAGACTCTGCTTGAAGCTATGAAAGCGCTTAGTGAGGAGTTTCGCCAACGCAGTAAGTCTCAGTCTGCTACagcagggggagggggaggtgcTACTGCATCTAATCCAATCAGTGTTCCATCTCGTCGTCATCATCCAAACCCTCCACCCAGCCAGGTAGGATTCATCAGGCGACCTCGCACAGAGCCACCAGGCGGTGCTGGTGGAGGAGGGGGTGGTAATAGCAACAATGCATCCCCTACACCTCGGCATGGCTTTCCCAGAGCACGTACCTCCAGCGATGGAGGAAAAGTAGAGGAGGGAGTAACTGCAGGAACAGGAGGTGTTGCATCTAGTTCAAGTCCCACCGCAAATGggtcctgctctaacacaccaatCCTCAGGTCTACTTCCGTGCGTACCCCGACTCCCAGCAAGGCCCAGCATGCTCTGATGAGGTCGATTTCCACACCAGCTGCCCCGTCACCTGCGCAGAACCCCTCCTCCAGCTCAGGCCATGGACCTGATTTTGGGGGGATGGGTGCTGGAACGACAGGAGATGGTGGTACTTACAGTCGAATTCCTCTCCGCCAGCCCTCTGTTTCTGGTTCACTCAGTGACTATGGTTCCTCAGATGAATACGGCTCTAGTCCCGGAGAGCACTCTCTGCTGACTCCAACTATTCAGGCAGGATCTTCATGTAGCTCAGGGGGACAATCTCTTGGGGATGAGGCAGCCAATTACATCCTAATGGCACAGAGAGGGGCATCCAAATCACTGCCAACACATAACTCTTTGCCCCCAACCAGAAGGGTGCTGCGACGCTCCTCTAGCAGGGAAAGTGAAGCTGAACGTAGGCTGATGAGCAAAAGGGCATCCCTGCCTCCTATGACTCTTGAGAGACTTGCGCCACACCGTAGAGGAGGAGACGTGGAAGCTGAGGAAGATGACTATGCCATCATGTCCCGAAGCACCAGTCGTGAGTCTTTTACCTCTCGTCAGGATTCAGAAACAACTCCTGGTGGAAGTGGATACATTGATGTATCGGCAGAATCCAAGGGTGAAGCGGGAAGTGGCGGATCGAGTATACCTGGGGATGGTAATAGAGCAGTTGACAATGGGTACATGTCCATGCTGCCAGGGGTGACTGCTCCCCCAGtgtccctctctcactctctgtccgTAGCTGTGTCAGACACTGACTCTAAACCTGCCGATGACTACATGGCCATGACTCCAAACAACAGTATCTCCCCTCCTCAGCAGATACGTCTGCCCGTTTCTGGCACAGACGGTTATATGATGATGTCGCCCAATAGCAGCTGTTCTCCAGACCAGCGGGGGGTTCCAGCAGCCTGGGTTGGCAGCAACAGTGCGGACAGCAGGGTTGGCAGTGATTATATGAACATGTCACCTATCAGTGCCCGTTCTGCCAACAGCACGCCACCTCCTCATGAGTCCCTGACATCATCCGAACATCATCCTCAGCAGCCTCCTCCCAAAATGGTGTATTCTTATTATTCTCTACCCAGATCTTATAAGCACAACACCCCAACGCACTTTGAGGATGGACCAGGAAGAGGAAGGCACCCAGGCAGTAGAAATTGTGCTGGTCGAAGTCTTGCCAGTGGAAGAGGCACTTCTCAGTGTCAAGAACCTGGAGTGGGACGGCACCTGTCTCTTTCCTCTTCATCATATTCTTCAAGTTCAGCCAGCAGTGAGAGTCTGGGTGAGAGCGAGGAGAAGCTCACTCAGACAACACGAGCAGCAGCAGGGGCTCGAGTGAAGGATATCAGCAACTTGCACCAAAAACAGGGATCTGGGGTAGCTAAAGGGCAAGGCCAGAGGAACCGGCCTCTTAGCCTATTTGTGGATGTCTCTAAAGCCAACACTTTGCCCAGGGTTCGTGAGACCCCACTGCCACCTGAGCCTAAAAGTCCTGGTGAATATGTCAGCATTGAGTTCAAGAGTGAGAGAAGCATCAAAGGAGCAGGGAATGGATCTAGAGGACTTAGGCAAGGTGGCTCTGTTCCTTCCAACTCACATCGAATCTTGCCAAGGCCCACCTCTTGTGTTGCTGGTTTCTTACCATTTTCCCACAGCCCTTCTACTGCTATACCCCCCTCTACTGCTTCTGAGTATGTCAACATGGAGCTGGGAGCTTCTCCTTCCCCCTCATCTTTATCATTATCCCTCACTCCACTTGGTTTCCCATCTTTCCCAACTCCTCCGACCCCACCTGCAGCAGCGCCCAAAGCTTGGGATGAGAGATCAACCCCCCAAAATGAAGAGGAGCCTGAGGCCGAAATGGGGCATAGCAGGCATGTATCAGTCTCTCAGTCAGGGGACTCccctacagtgtgtgcagactACACAGAAATGGCCTTTGGTTTAAGCTCAGGCACCACCTCAGACTCCACCCCACCTAAAGCCACCTTGCCTGACAGACCTGAACCCATAGTTCCCACCATAGGCCTAGGTCTTAACCTGGACTTTCCACTATCTAAAGGCCTAAATCCGGATCATGGCGCCAAGGTGATCAGGGCAGACCCTCAGGGTCGCCGCCGCCACTGTTCTGAAACGTTTCTGGCCCCTTCCTCAATGTCCTCCTGCCCTGCGagctcctcttcctccatctcTGTGTTCAGCGAGCACACCCAAGCTATGGCACGGCGACTTGGTTTGGATGGCATGCTGTGGGGCAGTGGCACCTCGCTAGACATCCCAACTCAGTGTGTTAACCCTGGCGCAACTAGCCTTCCTACCACCCAGGCTTCATCTGTGGAGCAAGGGCTCAACTACATAGACTTAGATTTGGCCACCAAGGAGAGCCCACACCCTGTTGTAGATGTGCAGAATGCTTCCCAAACACCCGCAGCACGACTTTTCTCGTCCGTTCTGGGTGGTGGAACTGCTGCAGGTGCTGCAGGAACAGCAAGTACGAACAGCAGTGCCTCAAACCTTAACACCTACGCTAGTATTGACTTCTACAAGTCAGAGGAGCTACGATCACACCaaggcagcagcagcggcagcagcaaaGATGGTACAG